Proteins found in one Solitalea lacus genomic segment:
- a CDS encoding nucleotide sugar dehydrogenase yields the protein MNISDSKIAIIGLGYVGLPLAVEFGKQYPTVGFDINTERINELNAGHDRTLEVEGAELKESKKLKFASDLKEIAKCNFFIVTVPTPVDEFKNPDLRPLLKATEMIGGVLKAGDIVVYESTVYPGCTEEDCVPLLEKVSGLKFNTDFFAGYSPERINPGDKVNTLRTIKKVVSGSNPEVAQKVKTLYDSIIDAGTFLAASIKVAEASKAIENAQRDVNISFVNELSLIFDKMGIDTHDVLEAAGTKWNFLKFKPGLVGGHCIGVDPYYLMHKAQSLGYYPQVILSGRRINDNMGMFVANKVVKLMIKKGHKIDGSKALILGITFKENCPDIRNSRVVDIYRELKQFGLSVDVYDPWACKCEVLEEYGVRLLEDLDGKNYDVIILSVAHEEFKCLEYNNLTHNKSSVIFDTKAFLDRELVDARL from the coding sequence ATGAATATTTCAGACTCTAAAATTGCGATTATTGGATTAGGCTATGTAGGCCTGCCTCTGGCTGTAGAATTTGGAAAACAATATCCTACCGTTGGATTTGATATTAATACAGAACGAATTAATGAGCTTAACGCAGGCCATGATAGAACTCTTGAGGTTGAGGGAGCTGAACTTAAGGAATCAAAAAAATTAAAGTTTGCATCAGACCTTAAAGAGATCGCAAAGTGTAACTTTTTTATCGTTACAGTTCCAACGCCGGTAGATGAGTTTAAAAATCCGGATTTAAGACCACTATTAAAGGCAACGGAAATGATTGGAGGAGTTCTGAAAGCAGGTGATATTGTTGTTTATGAATCTACGGTTTATCCTGGCTGTACGGAAGAAGACTGTGTTCCGTTGTTGGAAAAGGTTAGTGGATTAAAGTTTAATACAGACTTTTTTGCCGGATACTCACCTGAGAGAATTAATCCTGGGGATAAAGTGAACACACTTCGTACTATTAAAAAGGTGGTAAGTGGAAGTAATCCGGAAGTAGCCCAAAAAGTTAAAACATTATATGATTCTATAATCGACGCCGGAACATTTTTGGCGGCATCAATAAAAGTTGCCGAGGCGTCAAAAGCAATTGAAAATGCTCAACGTGATGTTAATATTTCATTCGTAAATGAGCTTTCATTGATTTTTGATAAAATGGGAATCGACACTCACGATGTGTTGGAAGCCGCAGGTACCAAATGGAATTTTCTGAAATTCAAACCAGGACTTGTTGGTGGGCATTGTATCGGTGTTGATCCATATTATTTAATGCACAAGGCCCAAAGCTTAGGGTATTATCCGCAAGTAATTCTTTCAGGAAGAAGGATTAATGACAATATGGGCATGTTTGTTGCCAATAAAGTAGTAAAGCTGATGATCAAGAAAGGTCATAAGATTGATGGATCAAAAGCCTTGATTTTAGGAATAACTTTTAAGGAAAACTGTCCGGATATAAGAAATTCTCGTGTTGTTGATATTTATAGGGAGTTAAAGCAGTTTGGTCTTTCGGTTGATGTTTATGACCCTTGGGCTTGTAAATGTGAAGTATTAGAGGAATACGGGGTTAGACTTTTAGAAGATTTAGATGGGAAAAATTATGATGTAATAATACTTTCTGTTGCTCATGAAGAGTTTAAATGTTTAGAATATAATAATTTAACGCATAACAAATCATCTGTGATTTTTGATACCAAAGCATTTTTAGACAGAGAATTGGTTGATGCTCGCTTGTAA
- a CDS encoding GNAT family N-acetyltransferase: MESISKSKYRELCKQESSSLHVFNQAWWLDIVCYEGYWDVVIVERDGVIMAAWPYYFKIRHGVKVITKPKLTQFTDIWIRPLPDQSHDERVFFQKELFREMISKLPGFQKFYQSLDYKLQESLFYKDCGFKLSTAYTYVIEPIKNIDMVRENFDYNKRQHLNRARKEQLEIKYDLSANDFYEFYCKSLLKRNKTISYSKALFIDLYNAAYAKNSGRVIYVVGPQGDIHCAEFLVWDSDRAYYLINAINPDFKNCGGATLAVLECIKIASQYCNTFDFEGSMIEEVADSFRRFGAIAKPYINLSKTNSKLLKTFNFIKEEFFY, translated from the coding sequence ATGGAAAGTATCAGTAAATCAAAATACAGAGAGCTTTGCAAGCAGGAATCATCCTCCCTTCATGTTTTCAATCAGGCTTGGTGGTTGGATATTGTATGTTATGAAGGTTACTGGGATGTGGTAATTGTTGAAAGAGATGGAGTTATAATGGCAGCATGGCCATATTATTTCAAAATTCGCCATGGGGTTAAAGTTATTACCAAGCCTAAACTAACACAGTTTACAGATATTTGGATCAGACCGCTTCCCGATCAAAGTCATGATGAAAGAGTTTTCTTTCAAAAAGAATTGTTTAGGGAAATGATTTCAAAGCTGCCTGGTTTTCAAAAATTTTATCAATCGCTTGACTATAAGCTTCAGGAGAGTCTGTTTTATAAAGATTGCGGATTTAAATTGTCAACAGCTTATACGTATGTGATTGAGCCTATTAAGAATATCGATATGGTAAGAGAAAACTTTGATTACAATAAAAGACAGCACCTGAACAGGGCCCGAAAGGAACAGCTTGAAATAAAGTATGACCTTTCTGCCAATGATTTTTATGAATTCTATTGCAAATCTTTGCTAAAAAGGAATAAAACGATCTCCTATTCAAAGGCTCTATTTATTGATTTATACAATGCTGCTTACGCTAAGAATTCCGGAAGAGTTATTTATGTTGTTGGTCCTCAGGGTGATATTCATTGTGCTGAGTTTTTAGTATGGGATTCGGATCGGGCATATTATTTGATAAACGCTATAAACCCTGATTTCAAAAATTGTGGAGGGGCCACATTGGCCGTCTTGGAGTGTATAAAGATTGCGAGCCAGTATTGTAACACTTTTGATTTTGAAGGAAGTATGATTGAAGAGGTTGCTGATTCATTTCGTCGGTTTGGTGCTATTGCGAAACCATACATCAATTTATCAAAAACAAATTCTAAACTGCTCAAAACATTCAATTTTATTAAAGAGGAGTTTTTTTATTAA
- a CDS encoding DegT/DnrJ/EryC1/StrS family aminotransferase, producing MNPIQMVDLHGQYLRIKPQIDAAINECLAETAFINGPQVKTFQDSLAAYLQAEHVIACGNGTDALQIAMMALNLSAGDEVIVPAFTYVATAEVIALLGLTPVMVDVDPNTFNITADLITQAITPKTKAIVPVHLFGQCCDMESIMMLAKENGLYVIEDTAQALGAKYTFSDGRVMYAGTIGDIGCTSFFPSKNLGCFGDGGALMTNNADLALKIRKIANHGQAKKYHHEMVGVNSRLDTLQAAILNIKLQYLDEYASARNFAASYYDRAFETLEGVQIPVRQVNSTHVFHQYTLLLDNDIDRESLKKYLELAGIPCMVYYPLPLHKQEAFKSERYKDGDFSIAESLCNRVLSLPMHSELEEDQLSHITNKLTAYVNSIKQLA from the coding sequence ATGAACCCAATTCAAATGGTCGATTTACACGGCCAGTACTTACGCATTAAACCTCAGATAGATGCGGCCATTAATGAATGCCTTGCTGAAACAGCATTTATTAATGGGCCACAGGTAAAAACTTTTCAGGATAGTTTAGCGGCTTATTTACAAGCTGAACATGTGATAGCTTGCGGAAATGGAACCGATGCCCTCCAAATTGCAATGATGGCTTTGAATTTATCTGCGGGTGACGAAGTAATAGTTCCTGCATTTACTTACGTGGCTACAGCAGAAGTTATTGCCTTATTGGGTTTAACTCCTGTGATGGTTGATGTTGATCCAAATACGTTTAACATAACTGCTGATTTAATTACGCAGGCTATAACACCAAAGACAAAGGCAATTGTACCCGTTCATTTATTTGGACAATGTTGCGATATGGAGTCAATTATGATGCTTGCCAAAGAAAATGGCTTGTATGTAATTGAGGATACTGCTCAGGCCTTGGGAGCGAAGTATACTTTTTCTGATGGAAGAGTGATGTATGCAGGGACTATTGGTGATATTGGCTGTACCTCTTTCTTTCCTTCAAAAAATTTAGGATGCTTTGGCGATGGAGGTGCATTGATGACTAATAATGCTGATTTAGCTTTAAAGATTAGAAAAATTGCAAATCATGGCCAGGCAAAAAAATATCATCATGAGATGGTAGGCGTTAACTCTCGTTTGGATACCTTACAAGCTGCTATTCTTAATATAAAACTTCAATATCTTGATGAATATGCTAGTGCCCGAAATTTTGCAGCAAGTTATTATGATCGGGCATTTGAGACATTAGAAGGAGTTCAAATACCAGTTCGTCAAGTAAATTCTACTCATGTTTTCCATCAATATACTTTGTTGTTAGATAATGATATTGATCGTGAAAGTTTAAAGAAATACCTCGAATTAGCGGGTATACCATGCATGGTTTATTATCCGCTTCCGTTACATAAGCAAGAAGCCTTTAAATCGGAAAGATATAAAGACGGAGATTTTTCAATAGCTGAATCATTATGCAATAGGGTGTTATCATTACCCATGCATTCAGAGTTAGAAGAAGATCAATTGTCTCATATTACGAATAAACTCACTGCTTATGTTAACTCAATTAAACAACTTGCCTAA
- a CDS encoding methionyl-tRNA formyltransferase yields the protein MQVVILTSSKDVKSIVQALLNSKHTVVGIIQSCVLPKKKKKVFKLLTQFKRVVKVLYKGFKSDLILFAKKKNIPYFLLTKHNKSELEPWLKELDAGLIVVRSSHHMLWSNILEIPKHGVINVHPSYLPEYRGANPMFWAYHDMELNPGVTVHYIDEGEDTGDIIYQERYSLNVGSKLDEAEKNMGKVGAKLLLRAIDDIENGTVIRVKQEESNSNYRARKIKESEIASLINWNEWPVTRVYHYLNYRDNVSKVISKSATKAIGVLWEVTGYKSIKKQRHINHKPGLIIKENEKYKLICKDGDVLIRRRFSVKRLFQDLTHLTMIVIQVQDLYNSIYLGINSLS from the coding sequence ATGCAGGTTGTTATTCTTACGTCTAGTAAAGATGTTAAATCGATTGTACAGGCATTGTTAAACTCGAAACATACGGTTGTTGGCATTATACAGTCTTGTGTTCTGCCTAAGAAGAAAAAAAAGGTTTTTAAACTACTCACGCAGTTTAAAAGGGTAGTTAAAGTTCTGTACAAAGGTTTTAAAAGTGACTTAATTCTTTTTGCAAAGAAAAAGAATATACCCTACTTTTTGTTAACAAAGCACAATAAATCTGAACTAGAACCCTGGCTAAAAGAACTGGATGCGGGTTTGATTGTGGTACGGTCTAGTCATCACATGTTATGGAGCAATATTCTTGAAATTCCCAAACATGGAGTTATTAACGTTCATCCTTCATACCTGCCAGAATATAGGGGGGCAAATCCAATGTTTTGGGCTTATCATGATATGGAACTGAATCCTGGAGTTACGGTGCATTATATAGATGAAGGAGAGGATACAGGTGACATTATTTATCAGGAACGGTATTCATTGAATGTGGGCAGTAAGCTGGATGAGGCGGAAAAAAACATGGGAAAGGTTGGAGCAAAGTTGCTTTTACGTGCAATTGATGATATAGAAAACGGAACGGTTATACGGGTAAAGCAAGAAGAAAGTAATAGCAATTATAGGGCAAGAAAGATAAAAGAAAGTGAAATAGCCTCATTAATTAACTGGAACGAATGGCCAGTAACCAGAGTGTATCATTATTTGAATTACAGAGATAATGTCTCTAAAGTTATTTCAAAATCTGCCACTAAAGCAATAGGAGTGCTTTGGGAAGTTACTGGATATAAATCCATAAAAAAACAACGGCATATAAATCACAAACCGGGGTTGATAATTAAAGAAAATGAAAAATACAAGCTAATATGTAAAGATGGAGATGTGCTCATAAGAAGAAGATTTAGCGTTAAGAGATTATTTCAGGATTTAACTCACTTAACGATGATTGTAATACAAGTTCAAGATCTTTATAATAGTATTTATTTGGGTATTAATTCTTTATCTTAA
- a CDS encoding GumC family protein: protein MIFNSSQNSAEPEIGFKDFFEKCLKKWYWFVLSVLCCFILGWSYLKITRPQYQITSSVLVKQEQKSSEKKESVLEELNVFNDSKLIDNEMEIVKARLLMENVVNDLNLTVNYYLIEPFTWERFFKGPWRSREIYKNVPIKVIPQSLEDYAYENELELVAIDSSYFRILNGGGSSLYKFGSTVHNEFGRFRVDRVFYSADAFKSFRIRFKSNAKTIEDYRDKLLVAPASENATVFNINLSESLPDKGIDIVNALVQEYNKKKLEVKKREALKALTFLDNRLKLLSGELKNAEENVEQYKTSKEITNISSESAILLEKVKENDLMLNQVDNQLKMFDNIGSSISSGQPIPSSLLSDNKVLQDKIGQLNTMELEKARLLQSMGEKNPLVETVNEQIKNSRESIDADIQQIKRELQITRSNLQRNNSKFDASIRSVPLKERNLVTVERQKNLKEGLYIYLLQKREETALSYDTKVYDSNLIDPAHSSILPISPVPLKTYLIAFVLGLAIPVISFWSSSLIGSEKVTDQRLISSITQAPVLGVIGKNHSKDRLVVWPGSRTVISEQFKFLRTNLLYVNKGLERKFILVTSSVSEEGKSFVSLNLAASIALTGKKVMLIEFDLRKPDLSADVIKGYTKGISDYLKGQATKEEIIQQSDRFDDLFFIGCGTIPNDPAELLLNDRLNDMMKYLEERFDCIIMDCSPIGLVSDAMVVEKFADMSLYIIRYNHTYYQQLKNITELYLSGKFKNMGIVFNSVDTNNGYGGNYGKNYKNYYSEDPSHKGLLERFVS from the coding sequence ATGATTTTTAACTCCTCACAGAATAGTGCTGAACCTGAAATTGGATTCAAGGATTTTTTTGAAAAATGTCTTAAGAAATGGTATTGGTTTGTATTATCTGTTTTATGCTGCTTTATATTGGGATGGAGTTATTTGAAAATTACACGTCCCCAATACCAAATCACCAGCTCAGTGCTTGTTAAGCAAGAACAAAAAAGTTCAGAAAAAAAAGAAAGTGTTCTTGAAGAATTAAACGTATTTAACGATAGTAAGCTCATTGATAACGAGATGGAAATTGTTAAGGCTCGATTGTTAATGGAAAATGTTGTTAATGATCTAAACTTAACAGTTAACTATTATTTGATAGAACCTTTTACCTGGGAACGTTTCTTCAAAGGGCCATGGAGAAGTAGAGAAATTTATAAAAATGTTCCGATAAAGGTAATTCCTCAATCTCTTGAGGATTATGCCTATGAAAATGAATTGGAGTTGGTAGCTATTGACAGCTCCTATTTTAGGATTTTAAATGGAGGCGGAAGTTCACTTTATAAATTTGGCTCAACTGTTCATAACGAGTTTGGTAGATTTAGAGTGGATCGGGTTTTCTATTCTGCCGATGCATTTAAAAGCTTTCGAATAAGATTCAAATCCAACGCCAAAACTATAGAGGATTATCGGGATAAATTGTTAGTAGCTCCAGCAAGTGAAAATGCCACGGTGTTTAATATCAACTTATCTGAGTCACTTCCTGATAAAGGGATTGATATTGTTAATGCCTTGGTTCAGGAGTATAATAAGAAGAAACTGGAGGTAAAGAAAAGAGAAGCATTAAAAGCACTTACTTTTCTGGATAATCGATTAAAGCTTTTGTCAGGAGAGCTTAAAAATGCCGAAGAGAATGTTGAGCAGTATAAAACAAGTAAAGAAATTACCAATATAAGTTCAGAGTCGGCTATATTATTAGAAAAAGTAAAAGAAAATGACCTGATGCTAAACCAAGTTGATAATCAACTTAAAATGTTTGATAATATTGGATCTTCCATCAGTTCCGGGCAACCAATCCCATCATCATTATTGTCTGATAATAAGGTGTTACAAGATAAAATTGGTCAACTTAATACCATGGAACTGGAAAAAGCCCGTCTTTTGCAGAGCATGGGAGAAAAAAATCCTTTAGTTGAGACAGTTAATGAACAAATAAAGAATAGTCGTGAAAGCATAGATGCTGATATTCAGCAGATAAAGAGGGAACTGCAGATAACCAGAAGTAATTTACAACGAAATAATTCCAAATTTGATGCTTCTATTCGTTCAGTTCCCCTGAAAGAAAGAAATTTGGTAACTGTTGAAAGGCAGAAAAACCTAAAAGAAGGACTTTATATTTACCTTCTCCAAAAGAGAGAAGAAACTGCATTGTCTTACGACACAAAAGTGTATGATAGTAACCTGATTGACCCTGCGCACAGTAGCATTTTACCAATTAGTCCGGTTCCGTTGAAAACCTATTTGATCGCGTTTGTTTTAGGGTTAGCCATTCCAGTGATAAGTTTTTGGTCTAGTTCATTGATTGGCTCAGAGAAGGTAACAGATCAAAGATTAATATCAAGTATAACTCAAGCGCCTGTGTTGGGTGTGATTGGTAAAAATCATTCTAAAGACAGATTGGTGGTATGGCCTGGAAGTAGAACAGTAATTTCTGAGCAATTCAAGTTTTTAAGAACCAATTTACTTTATGTAAACAAAGGGCTTGAAAGAAAATTTATTTTAGTAACTTCTAGTGTAAGTGAAGAGGGCAAAAGTTTTGTTTCTTTAAATCTTGCCGCCAGCATTGCTCTTACTGGTAAGAAAGTTATGTTGATTGAATTTGATTTGCGTAAACCAGATTTAAGCGCGGATGTAATAAAAGGATATACCAAAGGGATATCTGATTATTTGAAGGGACAGGCTACTAAAGAAGAGATTATTCAACAGAGTGACCGATTTGACGACCTATTTTTTATCGGTTGTGGAACAATTCCTAATGATCCTGCTGAATTATTATTAAATGACCGGTTGAATGATATGATGAAGTATTTAGAAGAACGATTCGATTGTATTATAATGGATTGTTCGCCAATAGGGTTAGTATCAGACGCGATGGTTGTTGAAAAGTTTGCTGACATGTCGTTGTACATAATTAGATATAATCATACCTATTATCAGCAATTAAAGAATATTACTGAATTATACTTATCGGGTAAATTCAAAAATATGGGCATTGTTTTTAATTCGGTGGATACTAACAATGGATATGGCGGTAATTATGGTAAAAATTATAAAAACTATTACTCAGAAGATCCGAGTCATAAAGGGTTATTGGAACGATTTGTTTCATAG
- a CDS encoding lipopolysaccharide biosynthesis protein, with translation MVNDFKSKSGFKKNFITVFTGTTISQVLPVLISPVLTRLYSPQEIGIFTLYNSIALILATLITGRYEYAILLPKEDVEAREVVMLSVINAIIGALFIFVLLLFFGDDLSRLFNIEVNHELIYSLPLLSLSLSCFQVFNLWLNRKGDYPSMSIGKVGQMAIMCLGQLLFSALGSIALIGSKILGQVLSAIFYIKKSITSNGFTYSKGVENKRRVKELLIKYKDWPLYSLPSALLNQFSGNLPVFLLGSYFNLHVLGLYSWSYRIVQTPMNLVTSSTQQVFLQEANRLKHENKSLLPLVLKIYKKLFVVGLPCFGILGIFAPSIFGIVFGAKWEDAGVYTQLLIPGLFLGFMNAPIIPITGVLNKQKERLRYESVLIGFRFLALFLGYYIWKSPIISVALFGLVSFIYHIFFSIFLYKIAKEDSKVVETSIKRNLTLAKEGY, from the coding sequence TTGGTTAATGATTTTAAATCAAAATCTGGTTTTAAGAAAAATTTCATTACTGTTTTTACAGGTACCACTATATCTCAGGTCCTACCAGTACTGATAAGTCCAGTTTTAACCAGATTATATTCTCCTCAGGAAATAGGGATATTTACGCTTTATAATAGTATTGCGCTAATTCTTGCAACTTTAATAACAGGCAGATATGAGTATGCTATTTTATTGCCGAAGGAAGATGTTGAGGCCCGTGAAGTTGTTATGCTTTCCGTTATTAATGCGATTATAGGAGCACTATTCATTTTTGTCCTGCTTTTATTTTTTGGTGATGATTTGTCACGTTTATTTAACATAGAAGTTAATCATGAACTAATCTATTCTTTGCCACTTCTGTCTTTAAGTTTGTCTTGCTTCCAAGTTTTTAATCTTTGGTTAAATAGGAAAGGTGATTATCCGTCGATGTCAATAGGTAAAGTTGGACAGATGGCCATTATGTGCCTGGGGCAATTGCTATTTAGTGCTCTTGGCAGCATTGCTTTAATAGGAAGTAAAATACTCGGACAAGTACTTAGTGCAATATTTTATATTAAAAAATCAATTACTTCAAATGGCTTTACTTATAGCAAGGGTGTAGAAAATAAAAGAAGGGTTAAGGAATTACTAATAAAATACAAAGATTGGCCCTTGTATTCTTTGCCCAGCGCCTTGTTAAATCAATTTTCAGGGAATTTGCCTGTATTTCTATTAGGTAGCTACTTTAATCTTCATGTTTTAGGGTTGTATTCATGGTCCTATAGAATAGTTCAAACCCCTATGAATCTAGTAACTTCTTCTACACAGCAAGTTTTTTTGCAGGAGGCAAACAGATTAAAGCATGAGAACAAGAGCTTGTTACCATTGGTGTTAAAGATTTATAAGAAGCTTTTTGTGGTAGGATTGCCATGCTTCGGAATCTTAGGAATATTTGCGCCAAGCATTTTTGGAATAGTCTTTGGCGCTAAATGGGAAGACGCAGGGGTTTATACACAACTATTAATTCCTGGTTTGTTTTTAGGATTTATGAATGCTCCTATCATTCCAATTACAGGGGTTTTAAATAAACAGAAAGAACGACTTAGATATGAATCAGTGTTGATTGGTTTTAGATTCCTGGCGTTGTTTTTAGGATATTATATCTGGAAAAGTCCAATTATCTCGGTGGCGCTTTTTGGCCTGGTTAGTTTCATCTATCATATCTTTTTTTCAATCTTTCTGTACAAGATTGCAAAAGAGGATAGCAAAGTTGTTGAAACAAGTATTAAAAGAAATTTAACCTTGGCTAAAGAAGGATATTAA
- a CDS encoding GNAT family N-acetyltransferase — protein sequence MNIAIHQDKLVKTFHDNSNLQMKTDKEKYRAICKIERISLFSMDWWLDAVCGEDNWEVILIEANDKVVAAWPIYLKRKIGFTVITLPPMTPFASIWVHQPEDQKYSTRLSREIDIYSQLIKKLPKFDSCSVSFDYDFNNWMPFYWNGFRQTTKYSFVVEGISNQEKLLQNFSKEYRSRIKKAEQNLQIKFGLSPEAFYALHVKVLQGIGKKINYSFDLLQRIYNGIKANNCGEILYALDESNQLIGASLIARDKNCAYAITGAYDRESNSTGASSLLYYEAMKYSSAFVDKYDLGNTMINSLSLTKRHYGSVQVQSHRISKNNSKLLKIRSFIMNDLFE from the coding sequence ATGAACATCGCAATTCATCAGGATAAGCTTGTAAAGACATTTCATGATAATTCAAATCTTCAAATGAAGACTGATAAAGAAAAATATAGAGCTATTTGCAAGATTGAGCGTATTTCCCTTTTCTCTATGGACTGGTGGTTAGATGCAGTTTGTGGAGAAGACAATTGGGAGGTGATATTGATTGAAGCAAATGATAAAGTTGTTGCGGCATGGCCTATCTATTTAAAGCGAAAAATTGGTTTTACGGTAATTACACTTCCACCAATGACTCCTTTTGCAAGTATTTGGGTTCATCAACCGGAGGACCAAAAATATAGCACCAGATTGAGTCGTGAAATAGACATTTACTCACAACTTATTAAAAAGTTGCCAAAATTTGACTCCTGCTCAGTGTCATTTGATTATGACTTTAATAACTGGATGCCTTTCTACTGGAATGGTTTTAGACAAACCACAAAATACTCTTTCGTAGTTGAGGGTATTTCTAATCAAGAGAAATTACTTCAAAATTTTTCAAAGGAGTATCGGAGCCGCATTAAAAAAGCGGAACAGAACCTTCAAATTAAATTTGGTCTTTCACCAGAAGCGTTTTATGCCCTTCATGTTAAAGTACTGCAGGGTATAGGGAAAAAGATTAATTATTCATTTGATTTACTTCAGAGAATCTATAATGGTATTAAGGCAAATAACTGCGGAGAAATTCTGTATGCACTTGATGAATCTAATCAATTAATAGGAGCTTCATTGATAGCAAGGGATAAAAATTGTGCATATGCTATAACGGGAGCTTACGATAGAGAAAGTAATTCAACAGGGGCTTCAAGTTTATTATACTATGAAGCTATGAAATACAGTTCGGCATTTGTGGACAAATATGATTTGGGTAATACGATGATCAATTCCCTATCACTTACAAAAAGGCATTATGGCTCAGTTCAGGTTCAGTCGCACAGGATATCAAAGAACAATTCGAAACTACTAAAGATACGTTCGTTTATTATGAATGACTTATTTGAATAA
- a CDS encoding Gfo/Idh/MocA family protein, which translates to MYALDQKIKFAVVGCGHIGKRHAEMILRNQEAELVGLIDVRPPELIGVGKFNAPFFTSLEEFILSGIDVDVINIATPNGLHVQQALKCLEAKKHVVVEKPIALRKIDAERLIYKALQVNRQVFAVMQNRYSPPSEWIKEVVDSGILGEIYMVQLNCYWNRDNRYYTSESWHGTIDLDGGTLFTQFSHFIDIMYWIFGDIKNMQAKFADFNHKKLTDFEDSGFISFDFERGGMGCINYSTAVWDENLESSMTIISENGSVKIGGQYMDKVEYCHIKNYEMPELAPTNPGNDYGAYKGSAQNHHYIIENVINTLKDKSTITTNALEGLKVVEIIERVYALRKKEKVRINHVTDEMLKVTEL; encoded by the coding sequence ATGTACGCTCTCGATCAAAAAATTAAGTTTGCCGTTGTAGGCTGTGGCCACATTGGTAAACGTCATGCCGAAATGATACTCCGTAATCAGGAAGCTGAATTAGTAGGCCTTATTGACGTAAGGCCCCCTGAATTAATTGGAGTAGGTAAATTTAACGCCCCTTTCTTTACAAGCCTGGAAGAGTTTATTCTTTCAGGGATTGATGTCGATGTCATTAACATTGCCACACCTAATGGATTGCATGTCCAACAAGCTTTAAAATGCTTGGAAGCTAAAAAACATGTGGTTGTTGAGAAACCCATTGCATTGCGCAAAATTGATGCTGAAAGATTGATTTATAAAGCGTTGCAGGTAAATCGTCAGGTTTTTGCTGTAATGCAAAACCGTTACTCTCCTCCTTCAGAATGGATCAAGGAAGTTGTCGATTCAGGAATTCTTGGTGAAATATACATGGTACAGCTTAACTGCTATTGGAACAGAGATAACAGATACTACACATCAGAAAGCTGGCATGGAACCATAGACCTTGATGGCGGGACACTATTTACTCAGTTTTCGCATTTTATTGATATCATGTATTGGATTTTTGGTGATATCAAGAACATGCAGGCAAAGTTCGCCGACTTTAACCATAAAAAATTGACTGATTTTGAAGATAGTGGTTTTATCTCTTTTGACTTTGAAAGAGGAGGGATGGGATGCATAAACTATTCAACTGCAGTTTGGGATGAGAACCTGGAAAGTAGCATGACCATCATTTCCGAAAATGGTAGTGTAAAAATTGGTGGTCAATACATGGATAAAGTAGAGTATTGCCATATTAAAAATTATGAAATGCCGGAATTAGCTCCCACTAATCCAGGGAATGATTACGGTGCCTATAAAGGATCTGCTCAAAATCATCATTATATTATCGAGAATGTTATTAATACATTAAAAGATAAGTCAACTATTACAACCAATGCCCTGGAAGGATTAAAAGTAGTGGAGATAATTGAAAGGGTTTATGCTTTACGCAAAAAAGAAAAGGTTAGGATTAATCACGTAACTGATGAAATGCTGAAAGTAACTGAATTGTAA
- a CDS encoding acyltransferase, with protein MLTQLNNLPKTENDFFVHESAIVDPGCEIGSGTKIWHFSHIMSNSVIGENCNIGQNVVVSPGVVLGKNVKVQNNVSIYTGVNCADDVFLGPSMVFTNVINPRSAINRKDQYSKTNVGKGASIGANATIVCGHDIGEYAFIGAGAVVTKTVLPYALVVGNPAKQIGWVGEYGHRLVFDSNGIATCPESNQQYKFENNYVTRIT; from the coding sequence ATGTTAACTCAATTAAACAACTTGCCTAAGACAGAAAATGATTTTTTTGTTCATGAATCTGCCATTGTTGATCCTGGTTGTGAAATAGGTTCAGGTACCAAAATCTGGCACTTTAGTCATATCATGTCCAACTCTGTAATAGGAGAAAACTGCAACATCGGACAAAATGTGGTTGTTTCACCAGGTGTGGTTTTGGGTAAAAATGTTAAAGTTCAAAATAACGTTTCAATCTATACCGGGGTAAACTGCGCCGATGATGTTTTTTTGGGTCCATCAATGGTGTTCACCAATGTCATAAACCCCAGGAGTGCCATTAATAGAAAAGATCAGTATTCAAAAACCAATGTAGGAAAAGGAGCCTCAATTGGGGCCAACGCAACCATTGTTTGTGGCCATGATATTGGAGAATACGCTTTTATAGGAGCTGGAGCGGTGGTGACCAAAACAGTGCTCCCTTATGCATTAGTTGTAGGTAATCCGGCCAAACAAATTGGTTGGGTGGGAGAATATGGTCATCGATTGGTATTTGATTCTAACGGAATCGCCACCTGCCCGGAAAGTAATCAGCAATATAAATTTGAAAATAATTATGTAACACGTATCACCTAA